A genomic window from Solanum stenotomum isolate F172 chromosome 10, ASM1918654v1, whole genome shotgun sequence includes:
- the LOC125843274 gene encoding LOW QUALITY PROTEIN: polyphenol oxidase B, chloroplastic-like (The sequence of the model RefSeq protein was modified relative to this genomic sequence to represent the inferred CDS: substituted 1 base at 1 genomic stop codon) codes for MASVCNSSTTTTTLKTPFTSSSTSLGSTHKPSQLFLHGKRNKMFKVSCKVSNSGDQNQNVETNSVDRRNVLLGLGGLYGVANAIPLAASATPIPSPDLKTCGRATISDGPLVPYTCCPPPMPTNFDTIPYYKFPSMTKLRIRSPAHAVDEEYIAKYNLAISRMKDLDKTEPLNPLGFKQQANIHCAYCNGAYIIGGKELQVHNSWLFFPFHRWYLYFYERILGKLIDDPTFALPYWNWDHPKGMRLPPMFDREGTSIYDERRNQQVRNGTVMDLGSFGDKVETSQLQLMSNNLTLMYRQMVTNAPCPLLFFGAPYVLGNNVDAAGTIENIPHIPVHIWAGTVRGSTFPNGDTSYGEDMGNFYSAGLDPVFYCHHGNVDRMWNEWKAIGGKRTDIQNKDWLNSEFFFYDENKKPYRVKVRDCLDTKKMGYDYAPMPTPWRNFKPKTKVSSGKVNTSSIPPVNQVFPLAKLDKAISFSINRPASSRTQQEKNEQEEMLTFDNIKYDNREYIRFDVFLNVDNNVNANELDKAEFAGSYTSLPHVHRVGENDHTATAIFQLAITELLEDIGXDEDTIAVTLVPKKGGEGISIENVEIKLEDC; via the exons ATGGCAAGTGTGTGCAATAGTAGTACTACTACTACAACCCTCAAAACTCCTTTCACTTCTTCCTCCACCTCTTTAGGTTCCACTCATAAACCCTCTCAACTTTTCCTCCATGGAAAACGTAACAAAATGTTCAAAGTCTCATGCAAAGTTTCGAATAGTGGTGACCAAAACCAAAACGTTGAAACGAATTCTGTTGATCGAAGAAATGTTCTTCTTGGTTTAGGAGGTCTATATGGTGTTGCTAATGCTATACCATTAGCTGCATCCGCAACTCCTATACCATCCCCTGATCTCAAAACTTGTGGTAGAGCCACCATATCGGATGGTCCACTAGTACCCTATACTTGTTGCCCCCCTCCTATGCCAACTAACTTTGACACCATTCCATATTACAAGTTCCCTTCTATGACTAAACTCCGTATCCGTTCCCCTGCTCATGCTGTTGATGAGGAGTATATTGCTAAGTATAATTTGGCCATAAGTCGAATGAAAGATCTTGATAAGACAGAACCGTTAAACCCTCTTGGGTTTAAGCAACAAGCTAATATACATTGTGCTTATTGTAACGGTGCTTATATAATTGGTGGCAAAGAGTTACAAGTTCATAACTCATGGCTTTTCTTCCCGTTCCATAGATGGTACTTATACTTCTACGAGAGAATATTGGGAAAACTCATCGATGATCCAACTTTCGCTTTACCATATTGGAATTGGGATCATCCAAAGGGCATGCGTTTAC CTCCCATGTTCGATCGTGAAGGAACTTCTATTTACGACGAAAGGCGTAATCAACAAGTCCGTAACGGAACCGTTATGGATCTTGGTTCATTTGGGGACAAGGTCGAAACAAGTCAACTCCAGTTGATGAGCAATAATTTAACACTAATGTACCGTCAAATGGTAACTAATGCTCCATGTCCTCTTTTGTTCTTCGGTGCGCCTTACGTTCTTGGGAATAACGTCGATGCCGCGGGAACCATTGAAAACATCCCTCATATACCTGTCCATATTTGGGCTGGTACAGTACGAGGTTCAACTTTTCCTAATGGTGATACGTCATACGGTGAGGATATGGGTAATTTCTACTCAGCTGGTTTAGACCCGGTTTTCTATTGCCACCACGGCAATGTGGACCGGATGTGGAACGAATGGAAGGCAATTGGAGGTAAACGAACAGATATACAAAACAAAGATTGGTTGAACTCCGAGTTCTTTTTCTATGATGAAAACAAAAAGCCTTACCGTGTGAAAGTCCGAGACTGTTTGGACACGAAGAAAATGGGGTACGATTACGCACCAATGCCAACTCCATGGCGTAACTTCAAACCAAAAACAAAGGTTTCATCTGGGAAAGTGAATACAAGTTCAATTCCTCCCGTAAACCAGGTATTCCCATTGGCTAAACTGGACAAAGCAATTTCGTTTTCCATCAATAGGCCTGCTTCGTCAAGGACTCAACAAGAGAAAAATGAACAAGAGGAGATGTTAACGTTCGataacataaaatatgataaCAGAGAGTACATAAG GTTCGATGTGTTCCTGAACGTGGATAACAATGTGAATGCGAATGAGCTTGACAAGGCAGAGTTCGCGGGGAGTTATACTAGTTTGCCACATGTTCACAGAGTTGGCGAGAATGATCATACCGCGACTGCTATTTTTCAGCTGGCGATAACAGAACTGTTGGAGGATATTGGTTAAGATGAAGATACTATTGCGGTGACTCTGGTACCAAAGAAAGGTGGTGAAGGTATATCTATTGAAAATGTGGAGATCAAGCTTGAGGATTGTTAA
- the LOC125843273 gene encoding polyphenol oxidase E, chloroplastic-like yields MASNFLLTSCTTISSSPSKIFVRPKRIDNFKVNCEIKNSNTINNDDNEGKSFPGKLDRRNVLLGLGAGLYGASNLIGVTNEPFALGAPVPPPDFSTCSTASLPDGSQVPFSCCPPLPKDLTNIPTYKLPNVSKVKIRPAAHNVTQEYITKYNTAIQKMKSLDKDDPLSFIQQANIHCAYCNSGYKELGFPGVPLQVHFSWLFFPFHRWYLYFFERILGSLIGDDTFALPFWNYDSQVGMQFPSLYNDVNSSLYDSNRNQNHFPPNVIDLGFTTIDLDASDQQKINNNLTMMYRQMLTNAPCPQLFFGNPIRGGEQPIRGMGTIENVPHNSVHRWVGNPNNKFRENMGTFYSAARDPIFYAHHANVDRMWTIWKTLGGNRRDFNDRDWLDSAFLFYDENRTLVKVTVQDCINNEKLGYKYENVPIPWKNYKPVPRKQKLKKNPKNVKPSTEIFPSTLKKTLSFSIKRPKISRTQQDKDIEEELLVFNNMTFDENEYIRFDVFINEDEGVKAKVLDRTEYVGSFANLPHVHAAGNNTGSSSSGTPAVMSLAISEILEDLGLEDEEEIVVVVVPQFGGKEITIASVEIDTLACAN; encoded by the exons ATGGCctctaattttcttttaacttcATGTACTACCATTTCCTCATCCCCATCCAAAATTTTCGTCCGTCCAAAACGTATCGATAACTTTAAGGTGAATtgtgaaataaaaaatagtaacactatcaataatgatgataatgaagGAAAATCTTTTCCAGGAAAACTTGATAGACGAAATGTCCTCCTTGGTCTAGGTGCAGGGCTCTATGGAGCATCTAATCTTATCGGTGTAACCAACGAGCCATTTGCTCTAGGTGCACCGGTACCACCCCCAGACTTCTCAACATGTAGCACAGCTAGTCTACCTGATGGCTCACAAGTACCCTTTTCATGTTGTCCACCACTCCCAAAAGACCTAACTAATATCCCTACTTACAAACTTCCTAACGTGTCGAAAGTCAAAATTAGACCAGCCGCACATAATGTGACTCAAGAATACATAACCAAATACAACACTGCCattcaaaaaatgaaatcatTAGACAAAGATGATCCATTAAGCTTCATTCAACAAGCCAATATCCATTGTGCTTATTGCAACTCTGGTTACAAAGAACTAGGGTTTCCCGGTGTACCATTACAAGTTCATTTCTCATGGCTATTCTTTCCGTTTCATAGATGGTACTTATATTTCTTCGAAAGAATTCTTGGTTCATTAATTGGTGACGATACATTTGCTTTGCCATTTTGGAACTATGATAGTCAAGTTGGTATGCAATTTCCATCTTTGTACAATGATGTTAATTCATCATTGTACGATTCTAATCGTAACCAAAACCATTTTCCTCCTAATGTTATCGACTTAGGGTTCACTACCATAGACCTCGATGCATCCGATCaacaaaaaatcaataataatcTCACCATGATGTATCGACAAATGCTCACGAATGCACCTTGTCCTCAACTATTTTTTGGAAACCCTATACGTGGCGGAGAGCAGCCGATTCGCGGTATGGGTACGATTGAGAATGTACCACATAACTCTGTCCATCGATGGGTTGGTAATCCAAATAATAAGTTCAGGGAGAATATGGGAACTTTTTATTCAGCTGCTAGAGATCCCATTTTCTATGCTCATCATGCTAATGTTGATAGGATGTGGACAATATGGAAGACTTTAGGAGGCAATCGACGTGACTTCAATGATAG GGATTGGCTTGATAGTGCCTTCTTATTCTATGATGAAAACCGTACCCTTGTGAAAGTAACTGTCCAAGATTGCATAAACAATGAAAAATTAGGTTACAAGTACGAAAACGTACCTATTCCATGGAAAAATTACAAGCCTGTTCCACGTaaacaaaaactcaaaaaaaaccctaaaaatgtAAAACCCTCCACAGAAATATTCCcttcaacattgaaaaaaaCATTATCATTTTCCATCAAAAGGCCTAaaatctcaagaactcaacaagacaAGGACATCGAAGAGGAGCTCCTCGTATTCAACAACATGACATTCGATGAAAATGAATACATAAGGTTTGATGTATTTATCAACGAAGATGAAGGTGTGAAGGCGAAGGTACTAGATAGGACTGAGTATGTTGGTAGCTTCGCGAATTTGCCTCATGTGCATGCTGCTGGGAATAATACTGGTAGTAGTAGTAGTGGTACTCCTGCTGTTATGAGTTTGGCTATTAGTGAGATTTTAGAGGATTTGGGacttgaagatgaagaagagatTGTTGTGGTTGTTGTGCCACAATTTGGAGGTAAAGAGATTACTATTGCAAGTGTGGAGATTGATACTCTTGCTTGTGCAAAttga
- the LOC125843062 gene encoding uncharacterized protein LOC125843062 translates to MALFCKLWWNFRTKKTLWSEYMRNKYCRNKSPNLAMWKVGGGGSQVWKKMLQARDLIEHQILWKIRKGSTSFWHDNWTGLGDLYTIIGENFEWDDNYKRVDQVVHHEKWDVQTLMSIIPTELVEYIISNIKPPRGRNEEDIPCWMLETKGNFSVKTAWNYIRLKEEPNRIHKWIWTKGIPYKMAFMMWRLWKFKVPVDVQVYL, encoded by the coding sequence ATGGCGTTGTTCTGTAAATTATGGTGGAATTTCAGAACCAAGAAAACGTTATGGAGTGAATACATGAGGAATAAATACTGTAGAAACAAGAGTCCTAATCTTGCTATGTGGAAAGTTGGAGGAGGAGGTTCCCAAGTTTGGAAGAAAATGTTGCAAGCAAGAGACCTCATAGAACATCAAATATTGTGGAAAATTAGAAAGGGATCAACATCTTTTTGGCATGATAACTGGACTGGACTGGGGGATTTGTATACCATTATTGGAGAAAATTTTGAATGGGATGACAATTACAAAAGGGTGGATCAGGTAGTTCATCACGAAAAGTGGGATGTGCAGACTCTGATGTCAATCATTCCAACTGAATTGGTTGAGTATATCATTAGCAATATCAAACCTCCAAGAggaaggaatgaggaagatatACCATGTTGGATGTTGGAGACTAAAGGGAATTTCTCAGTCAAAACAGCTTGGAATTATATTAGACTTAAGGAGGAACCTAATAGAATTCACAAATGGATATGGACAAAGGGAATCCCTTACAAAATGGCTTTTATGATGTGGAGGTTATGGAAATTTAAGGTACCAGTAGATGTGCAGGTCTATCTATAA